The following coding sequences are from one Arcobacter nitrofigilis DSM 7299 window:
- a CDS encoding GNAT family N-acetyltransferase has protein sequence MKLDFKWSRLESLSALELFEIIKARESVFVVEQQCPYQETDDMDLHSWHLSVFLNGELAAYVRVVDPGVKYVQPSIGRVMTLEKFRNLKIGRALMNEAIRFTEEQFPQMGIKIGAQVYLKNFYESLGFEVITEPYDEDGIPHIDMIRPSAKI, from the coding sequence ATGAAATTGGATTTTAAATGGTCACGACTAGAGTCTTTAAGTGCTTTGGAATTATTTGAAATAATCAAAGCACGTGAATCAGTATTTGTTGTAGAACAACAATGTCCTTACCAAGAAACAGATGATATGGATCTTCATTCATGGCATCTTTCTGTTTTTTTAAATGGTGAATTAGCTGCATATGTTCGAGTTGTTGATCCTGGGGTTAAATATGTACAACCCTCTATTGGTCGTGTTATGACTTTAGAAAAATTTAGAAATTTGAAAATTGGACGGGCATTAATGAATGAAGCAATTCGCTTCACAGAAGAACAATTTCCACAAATGGGTATTAAAATTGGCGCTCAAGTTTACTTGAAAAACTTTTATGAATCACTGGGATTTGAAGTTATAACTGAACCATACGATGAAGATGGGATTCCTCATATAGATATGATTAGACCATCAGCAAAAATATAA